One Theropithecus gelada isolate Dixy chromosome 3, Tgel_1.0, whole genome shotgun sequence genomic window carries:
- the NXPH1 gene encoding neurexophilin-1 yields the protein MQAACWYVLLLLQPTVYLVTCANLTNGGKSELLKSGSSKSTLKHIWTESGKDLSISRLLSQTFRGKENDTDLDLRYDTPEPYSEQDLWDWLRNSTDLQEPRPRAKRRPIVKTGKFKKMFGWGDFHSNIKTVKLNLLITGKIVDHGNGTFSVYFRHNSTGQGNVSVSLVPPTKIVEFDLAQQTVIDAKDSKSFNCRIEYEKVDKATKNTLCNYDPSKTCYQEQTQSHVSWLCSKPFKVICIYISFYSTDYKLVQKVCPDYNYHSDTPYFPSG from the coding sequence GTCACATGTGCCAATTTAACGAACGGTGGAAAGTCAGAACTTCTGAAATCAGGAAGCAGCAAATCCACACTAAAGCATATATGGACAGAAAGCGGCAAAGACTTGTCTATCAGTCGACTCTTGTCACAGACTTTTCGTGGCAAAGAGAATGATACAGATTTGGACCTGAGATATGACACCCCAGAACCTTATTCTGAGCAAGACCTCTGGGACTGGCTGAGGAACTCCACAGACCTTCAAGAGCCTCGACCCAGGGCCAAGAGAAGGCCCATTGTTAAAACGGGCaagtttaagaaaatgtttggaTGGGGCGATTTTCATTCCAACATCAAAACAGTGAAGCTGAATCTGTTGATAACTGGGAAAATTGTAGATCACGGCAATGGAACATTTAGTGTTTATTTCAGGCATAATTCAACTGGTCAAGGGAATGTATCTGTCAGCTTGGTACCCCCTACAAAAATCGTGGAATTTGACTTGGCACAACAAACTGTGATTGATGCCAAAGATTCCAAGTCTTTCAATTGTCGCATTGAATATGAAAAGGTTGACAAGGCTACCAAGAACACACTCTGCAACTATGACCCTTCAAAAACCTGTTACCAGGAGCAGACCCAAAGTCATGTATCCTGGCTCTGCTCCAAGCCCTTTAAGGTGATCTGtatttacatttccttttataGTACAGATTATAAACTGGTACAGAAAGTGTGCCCTGACTACAACTACCACAGTGACACACCTTACTTTCCCTCGGGATGA